One Hemibagrus wyckioides isolate EC202008001 linkage group LG07, SWU_Hwy_1.0, whole genome shotgun sequence DNA segment encodes these proteins:
- the LOC131356019 gene encoding gastrula zinc finger protein XlCGF52.1-like isoform X2, producing MLPTRDFSSQQQSTATACPVSGHVQVKTELHHCSDCGKSFAYLSSLKKHQRYHTGEKPYDCSQCGKRFNRLGNFKRHQQIHTGEKPFCCPQCGKSFTQLCYFKEHQRIHTGEKPFLCLQCGNRFTQSSTLRRHQRIHTGEKPYHCSQCERSFTRFSSFKKHQHIHTGEKPFICLECGSRFTHLGNLKTHQRIHTGERPYHCSQCGKHFTRLSSFKQHQQIHTGEKPFICLECGSRFTHCGTLKTHQRIHTGEKPYHCSHCGKSFAHMNNFQRHQGIHTEGQKPYSCSQCGKSFNLERNLQDHQRVHTVGDRYHCSHCGKQFTRRSNFKQHQRIHTGEKPFICVHCGRGFTQRGTLKTHQRIHTGEKPYHCSHCGKTFAHISTFQRHQESHT from the coding sequence ATGCTGCCCACAAGAGACTTCAGTAGTCAGCAACAATCTACTGCTACAGCTTGTCCTGTCTCCGGTCATGTACAAGTAAAGACAGAGCTTCACCACTGTTCAgactgtgggaagagttttgctTACCTCAGCAGTCTTAAGAAACACCAGCGCTATCACACCGGAGAGAAGCCCTACGACTGCTCGCAGTGCGGGAAGCGGTTTAATCGACTCGGAAACTTCAAGCGACACCAACAAATTCACACGGGGGAAAAGCCGTTCTGCTGCCcgcagtgtgggaagagttttactcAGCTCTGCTATTTCAAGGAACACCAACGaattcacacaggagaaaaaCCGTTTCTTTGCTTACAGTGTGGAAACCGTTTTACTCAGTCCAGCACTCTCAGAAGACACCAGCGCATCCACACCGGAGAGAAGCCCTATCACTGCTCGCAGTGTGAGAGGAGTTTCACTCGGTTCAGTAGTTTTAAGAAACACCAACATatccacacaggagagaaaccgTTCATCTGCTTAGAATGCGGGAGCAGGTTCACTCACCTGGGTAACCTCAAGACGCACCAACGCATCCACACGGGGGAGAGGCCGTATCACTGCTCGCAGTGCGGGAAGCATTTCACACGACTCAGTAGTTTCAAGCAACACCAACAAATTCACACCGGAGAGAAACCGTTCATCTGCTTAGAGTGCGGGAGCAGGTTCACTCACTGCGGCACTCTCAAAACACACCAGCGCATCCACACGGGAGAGAAACCctatcactgctcacactgcGGAAAGAGCTTCGCTCACATGAATAATTTCCAGCGCCACCAAGGAATTCACACAGAAGGACAGAAACCGTATAGctgctcacagtgtgggaagagttttaatcTGGAGCGCAACCTCCAAGATCACCAGCGCGTCCATACGGTAGGGGACCGGTATCACTGTTCACACTGCGGGAAGCAGTTCACTCGACGCAGCAACTTCAAGCAACACCAACGGATTCACACGGGAGAGAAACCGTTTATCTGCGTACACTGCGGAAGAGGTTTCACTCAGCGAGGCACTCTCAAAACACACCAGCGCATCCATAcgggagagaagccgtatcactgctcacactgcGGAAAGACTTTTGCTCATATAAGTACGTTCCAGCGCCACCAAGAAAGTCACACGTGA